From a region of the Synechococcus sp. PCC 7502 genome:
- a CDS encoding rhodanese-like domain-containing protein: MAISQVSVHELVNYLNQNLDRDNLPDALAVQLIDVREPEELAIAHLDGFINLPLSQFANWGNQIHSLLDRDTETLVLCHHGVRSMQMCQWLVQQGFTNVKNIAHGIDAYSQLVDDSIPVY, from the coding sequence ATGGCAATTTCCCAAGTCAGTGTGCATGAGTTAGTTAATTATTTAAATCAAAACTTAGATCGAGATAATTTACCTGATGCTTTAGCAGTGCAGTTAATAGATGTACGTGAACCAGAAGAACTAGCGATCGCTCACCTTGATGGATTTATCAATTTACCCCTAAGTCAGTTTGCTAATTGGGGCAATCAAATTCACAGCTTACTTGATCGAGATACGGAAACCCTTGTCCTTTGTCATCATGGTGTGAGATCGATGCAGATGTGTCAGTGGTTAGTCCAACAGGGATTTACTAATGTTAAAAATATTGCCCACGGAATTGATGCCTACTCTCAACTGGTAGATGATTCTATCCCTGTGTATTAA
- a CDS encoding asparaginase yields the protein MNLSKVARSNSLTVRLLREGILESVHECEAAVSDAKGRILSMAGSSQTATFVRSALKPIQAIAVSATGAQDRFNLSESDLAIICGSHQGTVSQARQVFNILWRCDVEPSALQCPIPQGGTSPLQYNCSGKHAGMIAVCQQQGLPLSFYMSPSHPVQELILRTLSELLRMPAAEFISVHDDCGVPTYLLEIGQMAYLYAQLASHSQLHLERITRAMTRHPEMVSGAGQFDTELMRLTNGEIVSKSGAEGVQCLGRVGEGLGLAIKVMDGAKRAKHAVAIHLLRQLGWISPVVAESLEDSFTVIGRYNRLEVVGELSYL from the coding sequence ATGAACTTGAGTAAAGTGGCTCGCTCCAATAGCTTAACTGTAAGATTACTCAGGGAAGGAATTTTAGAGTCTGTCCATGAATGTGAAGCTGCTGTCTCCGATGCCAAAGGCAGGATTTTATCAATGGCAGGAAGCTCTCAAACTGCTACCTTCGTTCGTTCAGCCCTTAAACCCATTCAGGCGATCGCCGTTTCAGCTACGGGAGCGCAGGATCGATTTAATTTATCCGAAAGTGACCTAGCCATTATCTGTGGTTCCCACCAAGGTACGGTTAGCCAAGCAAGACAGGTATTCAATATTTTATGGCGGTGTGATGTGGAGCCAAGTGCTTTACAATGCCCAATTCCTCAAGGTGGTACTAGCCCATTGCAATACAACTGTTCAGGTAAACACGCTGGCATGATCGCTGTTTGTCAACAGCAGGGATTACCCCTATCTTTTTATATGAGTCCCAGTCATCCAGTCCAAGAACTAATTTTACGAACCCTATCCGAACTTTTACGCATGCCCGCCGCCGAGTTTATCAGTGTCCATGATGATTGTGGCGTTCCTACCTATCTCTTAGAAATTGGACAAATGGCATATCTCTATGCTCAACTGGCATCCCATAGTCAACTGCACCTAGAAAGAATTACCCGTGCTATGACTCGTCATCCCGAAATGGTATCGGGAGCAGGACAGTTTGATACGGAGCTAATGCGGTTAACCAATGGCGAAATTGTCAGTAAATCTGGAGCAGAGGGCGTGCAATGTCTTGGACGGGTCGGAGAAGGACTAGGACTGGCAATCAAGGTTATGGATGGGGCGAAACGAGCTAAGCACGCTGTAGCTATTCATTTGTTACGACAATTAGGTTGGATCAGTCCTGTAGTGGCTGAGTCTTTGGAGGATAGTTTCACAGTAATTGGCAGATATAACCGCCTTGAGGTAGTGGGTGAACTTTCCTATCTTTAG
- a CDS encoding MGMT family protein — MGVSASSYDRIYAIVRQIPQGKIATYGQIAELSGLVGKARVVGYALYRVDPQTSDIPWHRVVNAKGEISESPFRNGGDYLQRSLLEQEGIKFSLNKINLRDYRWYPDQYSSV, encoded by the coding sequence ATGGGTGTAAGTGCATCGTCCTATGATCGCATTTATGCCATTGTTCGCCAAATTCCTCAGGGTAAAATTGCCACCTATGGACAAATCGCCGAGCTTAGTGGGTTAGTAGGAAAAGCTAGGGTTGTGGGCTATGCGTTATATAGGGTCGATCCTCAAACCTCTGATATTCCTTGGCATCGAGTTGTCAATGCTAAAGGAGAAATTTCCGAGTCTCCCTTTCGCAATGGCGGCGATTATCTCCAGCGATCGCTCTTAGAACAGGAAGGCATTAAGTTTTCCCTAAATAAAATTAATTTAAGGGATTATCGTTGGTATCCCGATCAGTATTCATCGGTTTAG
- a CDS encoding diflavin flavoprotein, with protein MVSLASVPVASQLSSQRRLTIQTAEIATDTTTLRSLDWDRDRFDIEFGLQNGTTYNSYIIRGEKIALVDTSHAKFRSLYLDALQAEIDVTTIDYLVISHTEPDHSGLVKDVLALAPEITVVGAKVAIQFLEDLIHHPFKRQIVKNGDQIDLGNGHILQFVSAPNLHWPDTMLTYDHGTSTLFTCDVFGMHFCDDRIFDEDLTAIAPDYRFYYDCLMAPNARSVLAAMKRMDDLPTITTIATGHGPLLRHNLVEMTENYRTWSQNQTKGETNVAVFYVSDYGYSDRLSQAIAKGITKTGIAVEMLDLRSVDLQELREVVDHAAGIVVTPAPSFLESAQTAISAILGSAKQKQLVGIFESYGGDDQSIDLLNNRFKDLGLSVGFPLINIRETPTEATYQLCEESGTDLGQLLTRKENIKQIKALDADLDKAIGRLAGGLYIITAQKGELQSAMLASWVMQASFKPLGITIAVAKDRAIESFMHVGDRFVLNVLEEGNYAKLMQHFLRRFAPGADRFAGVKTQVAKNGSPILVDALAFLECEVLSRMEASDHWIVYATAEEGKVAKPDALTATHHRKVGNHY; from the coding sequence ATGGTGTCTTTAGCTTCTGTTCCTGTAGCAAGTCAACTATCAAGTCAGCGCCGACTCACGATCCAAACTGCGGAAATTGCAACTGATACTACTACCCTGCGATCGCTTGATTGGGATCGAGATCGATTTGATATTGAGTTTGGATTGCAGAACGGGACTACCTACAACTCTTATATTATTAGGGGAGAAAAAATTGCCCTAGTTGATACCTCCCATGCCAAGTTTAGATCGCTTTACTTAGATGCGCTCCAAGCCGAAATTGATGTTACAACAATAGACTACCTAGTAATTAGCCACACTGAGCCAGATCACAGTGGGTTAGTGAAAGATGTTTTGGCATTAGCTCCAGAGATTACGGTAGTGGGAGCAAAGGTTGCTATTCAGTTTTTAGAGGATTTAATTCATCACCCGTTTAAGCGACAGATTGTCAAAAATGGCGATCAGATTGATTTGGGTAATGGGCATATTTTACAGTTTGTAAGTGCGCCGAATTTGCACTGGCCCGATACGATGCTGACCTACGATCATGGGACATCAACTCTTTTCACATGCGATGTGTTTGGTATGCACTTTTGTGACGATCGCATTTTTGATGAGGATTTAACAGCGATCGCCCCTGATTATCGGTTTTATTATGATTGCTTGATGGCACCTAACGCCCGATCTGTGTTAGCAGCAATGAAGCGAATGGATGATTTACCCACAATTACTACTATTGCTACGGGGCATGGTCCCTTGTTGCGCCATAATTTAGTGGAAATGACGGAGAATTACCGCACTTGGAGTCAAAATCAAACTAAGGGCGAAACCAATGTAGCTGTATTTTATGTCTCGGATTATGGTTATAGCGATCGCCTGTCTCAAGCAATTGCCAAGGGGATTACCAAAACTGGGATTGCTGTGGAAATGCTCGATTTGCGATCGGTTGATTTGCAAGAACTAAGAGAAGTGGTAGATCATGCCGCAGGAATTGTGGTTACACCTGCACCAAGTTTCTTGGAATCTGCCCAAACTGCCATCAGTGCGATTTTAGGAAGTGCTAAGCAAAAACAATTAGTGGGAATTTTTGAGTCCTACGGTGGCGATGACCAGTCCATTGATTTATTAAATAATAGATTTAAGGATTTGGGATTGAGTGTGGGCTTCCCGTTGATTAATATTCGTGAAACTCCTACGGAAGCTACCTATCAACTATGTGAAGAATCAGGTACAGACTTGGGGCAGTTATTGACCCGTAAAGAAAATATCAAGCAAATTAAAGCTTTAGATGCTGACTTAGACAAGGCAATCGGGCGACTAGCAGGGGGACTTTATATTATTACCGCCCAAAAAGGGGAACTGCAAAGTGCAATGTTAGCATCCTGGGTAATGCAGGCTAGTTTTAAACCCCTGGGAATTACGATCGCTGTAGCAAAGGATCGGGCAATTGAGTCTTTTATGCATGTGGGCGATCGCTTTGTATTAAATGTCCTTGAAGAAGGTAATTATGCCAAACTCATGCAGCATTTTCTGAGAAGGTTTGCACCCGGTGCCGATCGCTTTGCTGGGGTTAAAACTCAAGTTGCGAAAAATGGTTCACCTATCCTGGTTGATGCTTTAGCATTTTTGGAATGTGAAGTCCTGAGCAGAATGGAAGCCAGTGATCATTGGATCGTCTATGCTACGGCGGAGGAAGGTAAAGTTGCTAAGCCCGATGCCCTAACTGCCACCCATCATCGTAAAGTTGGTAATCATTATTAA
- a CDS encoding M23 family metallopeptidase produces MNRLLSSKQRLRFEQLTTLTTRLTKLISTSVVVLGVFTPVHVASAANPLDLGKEAYSALSSVIPDYSLANTNPSKPKNVLANQPIPRSLQVKVGISDVSSTVPRLDFEPTPDLSLISESIIPILLKSNTTGSPTQFHVLSASKKPYELIATESNLLPNPNDIQKSNLNQKPSKISSQLLENLESGLESVVSTASLVPELPALVAKVYLPDTSDYGLSSNFVWPAQGMLSSRFGWRWGRLHQGIDIAAPVGTPIWAAAGGVVDYAGWNNGGYGNMIDIRHSNGSITRYAHLSAIYVRQGQPVNQSQVIAAMGSTGFSTGPHLHFEIRPNGRSAIDPMAFLARIITPS; encoded by the coding sequence TTGAATAGACTACTTTCTTCAAAACAAAGATTAAGATTTGAGCAACTAACTACCTTAACCACTAGGTTAACAAAATTAATCAGTACTTCAGTAGTTGTTTTAGGAGTATTCACCCCCGTTCATGTGGCAAGTGCCGCAAATCCTTTAGACTTGGGCAAAGAGGCATACTCGGCTTTATCATCTGTAATTCCTGATTATAGTCTAGCAAATACTAATCCTTCCAAGCCTAAGAATGTACTTGCCAATCAGCCAATTCCTCGGTCTTTACAGGTGAAGGTAGGCATTTCAGATGTTAGTAGTACAGTTCCCAGATTAGATTTTGAGCCGACTCCAGATTTATCCTTAATATCGGAATCCATAATACCAATCCTGCTAAAGTCAAATACAACTGGCTCACCAACTCAGTTCCATGTTCTAAGTGCCTCTAAGAAACCTTATGAACTCATAGCAACGGAATCTAATCTTCTCCCAAACCCCAACGATATTCAGAAATCTAATCTAAATCAAAAGCCAAGTAAAATCTCTAGTCAACTGCTCGAAAATCTAGAGTCTGGACTTGAATCTGTTGTTAGTACTGCAAGTTTGGTGCCTGAGCTACCAGCTTTAGTTGCTAAGGTTTATTTGCCCGATACCTCAGATTATGGATTATCCTCCAACTTCGTTTGGCCAGCCCAAGGTATGCTCTCATCACGATTTGGTTGGCGCTGGGGAAGATTACATCAAGGTATTGATATTGCGGCTCCAGTGGGAACTCCAATTTGGGCTGCTGCTGGTGGTGTAGTAGATTATGCAGGCTGGAATAACGGCGGTTATGGCAATATGATAGATATACGTCATAGCAACGGAAGCATTACTAGATATGCCCATCTTAGTGCTATTTATGTAAGACAAGGACAGCCAGTTAATCAATCTCAAGTTATTGCTGCTATGGGTAGCACTGGCTTTAGTACTGGTCCACACCTACATTTTGAGATTCGCCCTAATGGACGTTCGGCAATTGACCCAATGGCATTTTTAGCAAGGATTATTACTCCCAGTTAA
- a CDS encoding adenylate/guanylate cyclase domain-containing protein: MPQINCLPDKQFVEISDSDTTVLAALLAGGIDHTHVCGGNAYCSTCRIMILDGIQNCSAPTSAERALAKKLDFPVHIRLACQTRVSGDVAIRRMVIDNEDIDIVEGQLAHGAIANDRPVVMLVASIRGATNFDEVNFHYDILYIMSRYFNTMQKVVGDYGGVISNYMGVKMLAIFGISEIDTPVERAVWAGLDMLKALADLNTYLEQLSYRPLQMSIGIHYGTTVLVPVDVNKPEILIPLGDAANLVGRVESANREVGSELLVTEAVYELIKEKAVINRSGTINFATGASSTSAKNFNVYEIIKMQGEPPKKVKKAEETTTRTNKIFGFIQKFSNSWRKPKP; this comes from the coding sequence ATGCCGCAAATCAATTGTCTGCCAGATAAGCAATTCGTAGAAATTAGTGATTCTGATACAACGGTCTTAGCTGCTTTGCTCGCTGGTGGCATAGATCATACCCATGTGTGTGGTGGTAATGCCTACTGTTCTACCTGTCGAATTATGATTCTTGACGGCATTCAAAATTGCAGTGCGCCAACTAGTGCTGAAAGGGCTTTAGCTAAAAAATTAGACTTCCCAGTGCATATTCGCCTTGCCTGCCAAACTAGGGTCTCAGGTGATGTTGCAATTAGGCGGATGGTCATTGATAACGAAGATATAGATATTGTTGAAGGGCAATTAGCCCATGGAGCGATCGCCAATGATCGACCTGTGGTTATGTTAGTTGCTTCTATCCGTGGTGCCACTAATTTCGATGAGGTCAACTTTCACTACGACATTCTCTACATCATGAGCCGTTACTTTAACACTATGCAGAAAGTTGTGGGCGATTACGGTGGTGTAATTTCCAACTACATGGGCGTAAAAATGTTAGCTATATTCGGCATTAGTGAGATTGATACTCCCGTAGAAAGAGCAGTGTGGGCGGGATTGGATATGCTTAAAGCTCTAGCAGATTTAAATACCTATTTAGAACAACTATCCTATCGTCCTCTACAAATGAGCATTGGCATTCACTACGGCACAACTGTATTAGTACCGGTGGATGTGAATAAGCCAGAAATTCTTATACCCTTAGGCGATGCTGCCAATCTAGTAGGTAGAGTTGAGTCCGCTAATCGAGAAGTAGGCAGCGAATTACTAGTTACAGAAGCAGTATATGAACTGATTAAAGAAAAAGCTGTGATTAATCGCAGTGGAACCATTAATTTTGCTACAGGGGCATCATCAACCAGTGCCAAGAATTTTAATGTTTATGAAATTATAAAAATGCAAGGTGAGCCGCCCAAGAAAGTAAAAAAAGCTGAAGAGACTACCACTCGTACAAATAAGATTTTTGGCTTTATTCAAAAATTCTCTAATTCTTGGAGAAAGCCTAAACCTTAG
- the ppc gene encoding phosphoenolpyruvate carboxylase — protein MSSSVLELSLAQVIDQENALRVIDSRFRYRLKVMEELLESVLLDESGQELVDLLRQLRAMCSPEGQAPAYPAQEVLKVVESLDLPQAITAARAFALYFQLINIIEQNYEQEETSQQRADHIMGESKFPVGTFRWLFPELKRQNVPNRYIQTLLDQLDIQLVFTAHPTEIVRHTILDKQRSIAKILKQLDGFIPDSSLSWEAQALQERLAEEIRVWWRTDELNQSQPTVLDEADYALHYFQEVLFDAVPILYDRLERALKQSFPHMKLPASNFCKFGSWVGSDRDGNPFVTPEITWQTACYQRGLVLGKYISSVNKLIGSMSLSQQLTDVSQSLLDSLSQDQFYMPDVYQSCAVRFRYEPYRFKLSYIRKRLENTYDRNLKVKSTGWEASEFVLRIPDDDRSIYRNANQFLEELYLLQSSLTETKLNCKDLQALIRQVEVYGFHLAHLDIRQESTRHEQAIAEVAAHLQTLGEPYSELLEEHKVAWLSHELQTRRPLIPRDLAGFSDKTIEAIATLRMVSKLQKEFSPSICHTYIISMNHSVSDILEVMLLAKGAGLYDVAKGSGTLAIVPLFETVEDLKNAPQVLTQLFQIEIYRNYLASQDHLQEVMLGYSDSNKDSGFLSSNWEIYKAQQSLQLTAQKFGVELRIFHGRGGSVGRGGGPTYEAILAQPGHQLNGRIKITEQGEVLASKYSLPELALYNLESITTGVIQAGLLPNSFGTLTAWLELMEDLAQRSRSVYRELIYEQPDLATFFHQVTPLEEISQLRISSRPARRAGKKDLASLRAIPWVFGWTQSRFLLPSWYGVGTALEEFLNENPDLHLTLLQSLYSKWSFFKTVISKVEMTLAKADLQIAHHYVRELSEPSYRETFEQMFTQINQEYMRTCKVVLQITNHERLLDGDRDLQRSVQLRNGSIVPLGFIQASLIKRLRQHKSDMRSRYSKGELLRGALLTVNGIAAGMRNTG, from the coding sequence ATGAGTTCCTCAGTCCTAGAGCTTTCACTGGCTCAAGTTATTGATCAAGAAAATGCTTTACGAGTAATTGACTCTCGTTTTCGCTACCGCCTCAAGGTAATGGAAGAGCTTTTAGAATCAGTCTTGCTAGATGAAAGTGGACAGGAACTGGTTGATCTTTTACGCCAATTACGGGCAATGTGTTCACCCGAAGGACAAGCTCCCGCCTATCCCGCCCAAGAAGTATTAAAGGTGGTAGAAAGCCTTGACTTACCCCAAGCAATTACGGCTGCCCGTGCCTTTGCTCTTTATTTTCAGCTTATTAACATTATTGAACAAAACTATGAACAGGAGGAAACTAGCCAGCAGCGTGCAGATCACATTATGGGTGAGTCAAAGTTTCCCGTAGGTACATTTCGTTGGCTTTTTCCTGAATTAAAACGGCAGAATGTCCCCAATCGCTATATTCAAACCTTACTTGATCAACTGGATATTCAACTGGTATTTACTGCCCATCCTACGGAGATTGTGCGCCATACGATCTTAGATAAACAGCGCAGCATTGCTAAAATCTTGAAGCAGTTAGATGGCTTTATACCAGATAGTTCCCTAAGCTGGGAGGCGCAGGCTTTACAAGAGCGACTAGCAGAGGAAATTCGGGTGTGGTGGCGTACTGATGAACTTAATCAGTCTCAGCCTACGGTTTTAGATGAAGCGGATTACGCCTTGCATTACTTCCAAGAGGTTTTATTTGATGCTGTTCCCATTTTGTACGATCGCCTAGAACGGGCATTAAAGCAATCATTTCCTCACATGAAGTTACCTGCTTCTAATTTTTGTAAGTTTGGGTCATGGGTTGGTTCCGATCGCGATGGCAATCCCTTTGTCACCCCTGAAATCACTTGGCAAACTGCCTGCTATCAACGTGGTCTAGTTTTAGGAAAATATATTAGCTCCGTTAATAAACTGATTGGCAGTATGTCTCTATCCCAGCAATTAACCGATGTATCCCAGTCTTTGCTGGACTCATTGAGTCAAGATCAGTTTTATATGCCTGATGTTTATCAGTCCTGTGCTGTCAGATTTCGCTATGAGCCTTATCGATTTAAGTTGTCCTATATTCGCAAACGATTAGAGAATACCTACGATCGCAATCTTAAAGTTAAATCTACGGGCTGGGAAGCTTCGGAGTTTGTGTTAAGGATTCCCGATGACGATCGCAGTATCTACCGTAATGCCAACCAATTTTTAGAAGAGTTATATTTGCTGCAATCAAGTTTGACTGAAACCAAGTTAAATTGCAAAGACTTACAAGCTTTGATCCGTCAAGTCGAAGTCTATGGATTCCACCTCGCTCACTTGGATATTCGACAAGAAAGTACCCGCCATGAGCAGGCGATCGCTGAAGTGGCTGCCCATTTACAGACCTTGGGAGAACCCTATTCAGAGCTACTAGAGGAACATAAAGTCGCATGGCTATCCCATGAACTCCAAACTCGTCGTCCACTTATACCCAGAGATTTAGCGGGATTTTCTGATAAAACCATTGAAGCGATCGCCACGTTACGGATGGTATCAAAACTGCAAAAGGAATTTTCCCCTAGCATCTGCCATACCTACATTATCAGCATGAATCATAGTGTAAGCGATATTTTAGAGGTAATGTTACTAGCAAAAGGGGCGGGATTATATGATGTGGCAAAAGGTTCAGGCACCCTAGCGATCGTGCCTTTATTTGAAACCGTAGAAGACCTTAAAAATGCCCCGCAGGTATTGACGCAATTATTCCAAATCGAGATTTATCGCAATTACCTTGCTAGTCAAGACCATCTGCAAGAAGTGATGCTAGGGTACTCTGACAGTAATAAGGACTCAGGATTTTTAAGTAGCAACTGGGAAATATACAAAGCACAGCAATCACTGCAACTTACTGCCCAAAAATTTGGAGTAGAGTTACGGATTTTTCACGGTCGGGGCGGCTCCGTGGGCAGGGGCGGTGGTCCAACCTACGAGGCAATTTTGGCACAACCGGGGCATCAGCTAAATGGCAGGATTAAAATTACGGAACAGGGAGAAGTCCTTGCTTCTAAGTATTCTTTACCAGAGTTGGCTTTATACAACCTGGAAAGTATTACCACTGGCGTAATTCAAGCGGGACTGCTACCCAACAGTTTCGGCACTTTAACCGCTTGGCTAGAACTGATGGAAGACTTAGCACAGCGATCGCGAAGTGTGTATCGAGAATTAATCTATGAGCAACCTGATTTAGCCACCTTCTTTCATCAAGTCACCCCCCTTGAAGAGATTAGCCAACTGCGAATTAGCTCTCGTCCTGCCCGCCGTGCTGGGAAAAAAGATTTAGCTAGCTTAAGAGCAATACCCTGGGTATTTGGCTGGACTCAAAGTCGGTTTTTATTGCCTTCATGGTATGGAGTGGGTACAGCTTTGGAAGAGTTCTTAAATGAAAACCCTGACCTGCATTTAACTCTGTTGCAATCTTTGTATTCTAAATGGTCATTTTTTAAGACAGTAATTTCTAAGGTGGAGATGACCTTGGCGAAAGCCGATCTGCAAATTGCCCACCACTATGTGCGAGAACTATCGGAACCGAGCTATAGAGAAACCTTTGAGCAGATGTTTACGCAGATTAATCAGGAGTATATGCGGACTTGCAAGGTGGTATTACAAATTACTAACCACGAGCGGTTACTAGATGGCGATCGCGACCTGCAAAGATCGGTTCAACTTCGGAATGGTTCCATTGTGCCGTTAGGATTTATCCAAGCTTCTTTAATCAAACGGCTGCGTCAACATAAATCAGACATGCGATCGCGCTATTCTAAAGGCGAGCTACTACGGGGTGCACTCTTAACTGTGAATGGGATTGCGGCAGGGATGCGAAATACGGGTTAG
- a CDS encoding MotA/TolQ/ExbB proton channel family protein, whose protein sequence is MGDLFKAGGPVMLPLMALSVMAITVIAERSWFWITTLINEKQTASQILITAYQDFDRATQIAKLAEHTPIGRFLLAPLALIKPDSKPDPELFRLALENNADDELASMMRGDKILEGVISLAPLLGLLGTVIGLIVSFSNLKVGDIASNARSSSITQGIGEALISTATGLVVSIITLAFHRLFLALHSEQIRLFRRAGNDLELIYRQRWQNQDL, encoded by the coding sequence ATGGGCGATTTATTTAAAGCTGGTGGTCCCGTAATGTTACCTTTGATGGCACTATCGGTAATGGCTATAACTGTGATTGCTGAACGCTCTTGGTTTTGGATCACCACGTTAATCAATGAAAAGCAAACTGCTAGTCAAATTCTAATTACTGCCTATCAAGACTTTGATCGAGCCACTCAAATTGCTAAGTTAGCAGAGCATACACCCATTGGGCGGTTTTTATTGGCACCCTTGGCACTGATTAAACCAGACAGTAAACCCGATCCAGAGTTATTTCGCCTTGCCCTAGAAAATAATGCCGATGACGAACTGGCAAGTATGATGCGTGGGGACAAAATCTTAGAGGGCGTAATTTCCCTAGCTCCGCTTTTGGGGCTGCTAGGTACGGTAATTGGCTTAATTGTCTCATTTAGCAACTTAAAAGTTGGAGATATTGCCAGTAATGCCCGTTCCAGTAGTATTACCCAAGGCATCGGTGAGGCTTTAATTTCCACAGCCACGGGTTTGGTCGTTTCTATTATCACTTTGGCGTTTCATCGTTTATTCTTAGCTCTACATTCTGAGCAAATTCGCCTATTTCGCCGTGCAGGCAATGATCTAGAGCTAATTTATCGGCAACGCTGGCAAAATCAAGATTTATAA
- the argC gene encoding N-acetyl-gamma-glutamyl-phosphate reductase, producing MTDRLPVGIIGASGYGGVQLVRLLLEHPLVEITYLGGSGSAGQTFADLYPHLGHCINMEIEDCTPAEIAARAKVVFLSLPNGLASKLTPELLAYGCKVLDLSADYRFKDLSVYEAWYQGGTRTDQDVAHKAVYGLPELYSDRIAEADLVACPGCYPTASLLALLPLLKQGLVDHTTIVIDAKSGTSGGGRQAKTNLLLAEASNSLGAYAIASHRHTPEIEQIASAVSGHEVLLQFTPHLIPMVRGILATVYAKLRDPGFTKDDLLTIYKSVYRSSKWVRVLPSGVYPQTKWAVGTNMCFIGLEVDPRTGRIIVVSAIDNLMKGQASQAVQCLNIMMGWDESLGIPKLPFYP from the coding sequence ATGACGGATCGCTTACCCGTAGGAATTATTGGGGCATCAGGCTATGGAGGAGTACAGTTAGTAAGGTTACTGTTAGAGCATCCCTTAGTAGAGATCACATATTTGGGGGGTAGTGGTAGTGCTGGTCAAACTTTTGCTGACTTGTATCCCCATCTGGGGCATTGTATTAATATGGAGATCGAGGATTGTACACCTGCGGAAATTGCAGCAAGGGCAAAAGTTGTATTTTTATCTTTGCCCAATGGTTTAGCTTCTAAATTAACTCCAGAGCTTTTGGCTTATGGCTGTAAGGTTTTAGACCTATCGGCAGATTATCGATTTAAAGATTTAAGTGTGTATGAAGCTTGGTATCAGGGCGGTACCCGAACCGATCAAGATGTTGCCCATAAAGCTGTGTATGGGTTACCTGAACTGTATAGCGATCGCATTGCTGAAGCTGATTTAGTTGCCTGTCCCGGTTGCTATCCCACGGCGAGTTTATTGGCACTTTTGCCACTGTTAAAACAAGGATTAGTCGATCACACTACTATTGTTATTGATGCTAAGTCGGGAACATCGGGCGGGGGCAGACAGGCAAAGACAAATTTACTCTTGGCTGAGGCTAGTAACTCTTTAGGAGCTTATGCGATCGCCTCCCATCGCCATACTCCCGAAATCGAACAAATTGCCAGTGCGGTATCAGGGCATGAGGTGCTATTACAATTCACTCCCCACTTAATTCCCATGGTGCGTGGGATTCTAGCTACGGTATATGCCAAATTACGAGACCCCGGATTTACCAAAGATGATTTGCTTACTATTTACAAGTCTGTCTATCGCTCTTCCAAGTGGGTTAGGGTTTTACCCAGTGGTGTTTATCCTCAAACGAAATGGGCAGTGGGGACAAATATGTGTTTCATTGGCTTAGAGGTTGATCCCCGCACGGGTCGGATTATTGTGGTGTCGGCGATCGATAATCTAATGAAAGGGCAAGCATCTCAGGCAGTGCAATGTCTGAATATTATGATGGGATGGGATGAGTCTCTGGGTATTCCCAAACTGCCTTTTTATCCATAG